The following proteins come from a genomic window of Solwaraspora sp. WMMA2065:
- a CDS encoding FadR/GntR family transcriptional regulator: protein MTPSAASPSAPAGRSGTSRRSRQTLVRQAIDSLREQIAAGDWPLGTRIPTEPRLAEALGVGRNTVREAVRALVHAGVLECRQGSGTYVISTDELAGAVARRCASAEWRETVEVRRAFEVEAARLAAQRRTPSDVASLDAALADREAAWRGGDLARFVDADLTLHRAIMAAAHNVMLSELYDSIGAAMRATVAEAVGPDLHPDRHVDHARLVAAIRDGDPERAASEAAAYLGTD, encoded by the coding sequence ATGACACCCTCGGCAGCTTCCCCGTCGGCACCTGCCGGCCGGTCCGGCACTTCCCGCAGGTCCCGGCAGACTCTGGTCCGCCAGGCGATCGACTCGTTGCGCGAGCAGATCGCCGCCGGCGACTGGCCGCTCGGCACCCGGATCCCGACCGAACCACGGCTGGCCGAGGCGCTCGGCGTCGGGCGCAACACGGTCCGGGAGGCGGTACGCGCGTTGGTGCACGCCGGCGTGCTGGAGTGCCGACAAGGCTCCGGCACCTATGTGATCTCCACCGACGAGTTGGCCGGTGCGGTGGCCCGCCGCTGTGCCTCCGCCGAGTGGCGGGAGACCGTGGAGGTCCGCCGGGCGTTCGAGGTCGAGGCGGCCCGGCTGGCGGCGCAGCGGCGTACCCCGTCGGACGTGGCGTCGCTGGACGCAGCGCTGGCCGACCGCGAGGCGGCCTGGCGCGGGGGCGACCTGGCCCGGTTCGTCGACGCGGACCTGACGCTGCACCGGGCGATCATGGCCGCCGCACACAACGTGATGCTGTCCGAGCTGTACGACTCGATCGGCGCTGCGATGCGGGCCACCGTCGCCGAGGCGGTCGGCCCGGACCTGCACCCGGACCGGCACGTCGACCACGCCCGGCTGGTTGCGGCGATCCGCGACGGTGACCCGGAGCGGGCGGCCAGCGAGGCGGCCGCCTACCTCGGCACCGACTGA
- a CDS encoding MFS transporter yields the protein MPATAPAGTATTGAARRGTVVVLIAMILVALNLRLAITSLGPLLDEVRTGLALSGLLAGVVTMLPALAFASVGAFTPWLVRRFSPPRLLVASMAALATGQLLRVTISSAWLFVATSALALAGIAVANVLLPMLVRQYFPHRAGLVTGAYMMSLTIGASVSAGTAVPIAHAAGSWRAGLGFWALIAVAAAAFWVPVAWRDRRRPATGTPGTVGERPLARPGATAVIRPGRTRLGWLMAGFFGAQSFGAYAQMGWLAQVFRDAGFRPETAGLLLAGVTAVAVPIALLMPTLATRMSSLRPLVLGTTVASALSYAGLLWLPYQGALVWMVLLALGQGTFPLALAMVGLRARTGAGVVSLSAFTQSTGYLIAALGPLSVGLLYEQTGGWLVPIALLGVALLVQTGTGWAIARPRWIEDEAGTASVSRPQPAVAPRPLRRRSGRSAGPRPGR from the coding sequence GTGCCGGCCACTGCACCGGCCGGGACGGCGACCACCGGGGCCGCCCGGCGTGGCACAGTCGTGGTGCTGATCGCGATGATCCTCGTCGCGCTCAACCTGCGGCTCGCGATCACCAGCCTCGGCCCGCTGCTGGACGAGGTCCGTACCGGCCTGGCACTGTCCGGCCTGCTGGCCGGCGTGGTGACCATGCTGCCGGCGTTGGCCTTCGCCTCGGTCGGCGCGTTCACCCCGTGGCTGGTCCGCCGATTCTCGCCACCGCGGCTGCTGGTGGCCTCGATGGCGGCGCTCGCCACCGGTCAACTGCTCCGGGTCACCATCAGCTCCGCCTGGTTGTTCGTGGCGACCAGCGCCCTGGCCCTGGCCGGAATCGCGGTGGCGAACGTGCTGCTGCCGATGCTGGTCCGGCAATACTTCCCGCACCGGGCCGGCCTGGTCACCGGCGCGTACATGATGTCGTTGACGATCGGTGCGTCGGTGTCGGCCGGTACCGCGGTCCCGATCGCCCACGCGGCCGGCAGCTGGCGGGCCGGGCTCGGCTTCTGGGCGCTGATCGCCGTCGCCGCCGCAGCGTTCTGGGTGCCGGTCGCCTGGCGGGACCGACGACGCCCGGCGACCGGCACGCCCGGCACCGTCGGCGAGCGACCGCTGGCACGGCCGGGCGCGACGGCCGTGATCCGACCGGGCCGGACCCGGCTCGGTTGGCTGATGGCCGGCTTCTTCGGCGCACAGTCGTTCGGCGCGTACGCCCAGATGGGTTGGCTGGCGCAGGTGTTTCGCGACGCCGGTTTCCGACCGGAGACCGCCGGGCTGCTGCTGGCCGGGGTCACTGCGGTCGCTGTGCCGATCGCGCTGCTGATGCCGACGCTGGCCACCCGGATGTCGAGCCTGCGGCCGCTTGTGCTCGGCACCACCGTGGCGTCCGCACTCAGCTACGCGGGGCTGCTCTGGCTGCCGTACCAGGGTGCCCTGGTGTGGATGGTGCTGCTCGCGCTCGGTCAGGGCACCTTCCCGCTGGCGCTGGCGATGGTCGGGCTCCGGGCGCGGACCGGGGCCGGCGTGGTGTCGTTGTCGGCGTTCACCCAGAGCACCGGTTACCTGATCGCCGCGCTCGGCCCGCTCTCGGTCGGTCTGCTGTACGAGCAGACCGGCGGCTGGTTGGTGCCGATCGCGCTGCTCGGTGTGGCGCTGCTGGTGCAGACCGGTACGGGCTGGGCGATCGCCCGGCCCCGCTGGATCGAGGACGAGGCGGGCACCGCCTCGGTCAGTCGGCCGCAGCCGGCTGTGGCGCCGAGACCGCTTCGTCGACGCTCGGGAAGGTCTGCAGGACCTCGACCAGGCCGCTGA
- a CDS encoding helix-turn-helix transcriptional regulator translates to MLKQMRMQLGMSQDALGAEVHISGSQIGNYESGRPIPPDDVLAGLVAVLKAGPELQELAERARGEAVAPWLRSWVENERRAAIMRTCHANLVPGLLQTEAYARSVIAAGPHTEVQVEEITRERMARQAATLGREDPLLLHAIIGEAALRIGDSVIMKEQLDHLVGVGFLPNVVVRVVPFSAGPHPALTGAFEIATLIEGATVVYRDSVDEGEVVTGLATVRNVQRAWELVSARALPCDLSRDLMMRVVDDHEHRIELAKEHPERH, encoded by the coding sequence GTGCTGAAGCAAATGCGAATGCAGCTCGGGATGTCTCAGGATGCGCTCGGTGCGGAGGTGCACATCAGTGGTTCCCAGATCGGGAACTACGAGTCAGGGCGGCCGATCCCACCCGACGACGTGCTGGCTGGCCTGGTCGCTGTGCTCAAGGCGGGGCCCGAGCTGCAGGAGCTTGCCGAGCGGGCACGCGGTGAGGCGGTCGCGCCCTGGCTACGGTCCTGGGTGGAGAACGAGCGCCGAGCGGCCATCATGCGTACCTGCCATGCCAATCTCGTCCCCGGGCTGCTGCAGACCGAGGCGTACGCCCGGTCGGTGATCGCGGCCGGGCCGCACACCGAGGTCCAGGTCGAGGAGATTACCCGGGAACGGATGGCGCGGCAGGCGGCGACCCTGGGTCGCGAGGATCCGTTGCTGTTGCACGCGATCATCGGCGAGGCGGCGCTGCGGATCGGTGACTCGGTGATCATGAAAGAGCAGCTGGATCACCTGGTCGGGGTGGGATTCCTCCCCAACGTCGTGGTGCGGGTGGTGCCGTTCTCGGCAGGGCCGCATCCCGCGCTGACCGGCGCGTTCGAGATCGCCACCCTGATCGAGGGAGCAACCGTCGTCTACCGGGACAGCGTCGACGAGGGAGAGGTGGTCACCGGGCTTGCGACCGTACGCAACGTGCAGCGAGCATGGGAGTTGGTGTCCGCACGGGCGCTACCGTGTGACCTGTCCCGTGACCTGATGATGAGGGTGGTCGATGACCATGAGCACCGAATTGAACTGGCGAAAGAGCACCCGGAGCGGCACTAA
- a CDS encoding serine hydrolase — protein MGVAKVLRLARATLDEAGLRGSVLVRDLRTGDELGIDPDLEFPAASLVKVPLAVVTLDRIHRGELDPAAPTLVRPNRVAVPGPTGLSKFRHPATVALEDLLYLSTAISDGAAADALFDLTPPAEVTIGLRRLGLSGIIVRHPISDLTDTPAERFAPQESHLAQSLAIGAATAGHGHPVAQLDVSRASTGSARAFVDLLHELWLPATMNQQVAGRVRELMGDNVLRQRLAPDFSSDAARWSSKTGTLLNLRHEIGVVEHANGQIYAVAALTESRVPAMVQPAAEASMAYVARSLHDELRLVGG, from the coding sequence ATGGGCGTCGCCAAGGTGCTGCGGCTGGCACGAGCCACCCTCGACGAGGCGGGACTCCGTGGCTCCGTCCTGGTCCGAGATCTGCGTACCGGCGACGAACTTGGCATCGACCCCGACCTGGAGTTCCCGGCGGCATCGCTGGTCAAGGTCCCACTGGCGGTAGTCACGTTGGACCGGATCCACCGGGGGGAACTCGATCCGGCGGCGCCGACCCTGGTGCGCCCGAACCGGGTCGCTGTGCCCGGCCCGACCGGGTTGAGCAAGTTCCGCCACCCGGCCACGGTGGCCCTCGAGGACCTGCTCTATCTCAGTACGGCGATCAGCGACGGTGCCGCCGCCGACGCGTTGTTCGACCTCACGCCGCCAGCGGAGGTCACCATCGGGCTGCGCCGGCTCGGGTTGTCCGGAATTATCGTCCGGCACCCGATCAGTGACCTGACCGACACCCCTGCCGAACGGTTCGCCCCGCAGGAGAGTCACCTGGCGCAGTCGTTGGCCATCGGCGCGGCAACCGCCGGTCACGGCCACCCGGTCGCCCAACTCGACGTCAGCCGGGCCAGTACCGGATCGGCCCGCGCCTTCGTCGACCTCCTGCACGAACTCTGGCTGCCGGCCACGATGAACCAACAGGTTGCCGGCCGGGTCCGCGAACTGATGGGTGACAACGTGCTGCGACAGCGACTCGCGCCCGACTTCAGCTCCGATGCTGCCCGCTGGTCGTCGAAGACCGGCACCCTGCTCAACCTGCGGCACGAGATCGGCGTCGTGGAACACGCCAACGGCCAGATCTACGCGGTCGCCGCGCTGACCGAATCCCGGGTGCCGGCGATGGTGCAGCCGGCGGCCGAGGCCTCGATGGCGTACGTCGCCCGCAGTCTGCACGACGAGCTTCGGCTGGTGGGCGGCTGA
- a CDS encoding STAS domain-containing protein yields the protein MSLTVQTEQRGDVVVVSVGGELDMATAPQLQDQITDLLDKGRSRLVFDLADVSFCDSTGLSVFVRAKNGCDEAGGVVRLAAPQRGVLRILEVSGLVEVLQTFPSVDEAVSAPQPAAAD from the coding sequence ATGTCCCTGACGGTGCAGACGGAGCAGCGTGGCGACGTCGTCGTCGTGTCGGTCGGTGGTGAGTTGGACATGGCCACCGCACCCCAGCTCCAGGACCAGATAACGGATCTACTGGACAAAGGTCGCAGTCGGCTGGTCTTCGATCTGGCCGACGTGTCGTTCTGCGACTCCACCGGTCTGTCGGTCTTCGTCCGGGCGAAGAACGGGTGCGACGAGGCCGGCGGCGTCGTCCGGCTCGCCGCGCCGCAGCGCGGGGTGCTGCGCATCCTGGAGGTCAGCGGCCTGGTCGAGGTCCTGCAGACCTTCCCGAGCGTCGACGAAGCGGTCTCGGCGCCACAGCCGGCTGCGGCCGACTGA
- a CDS encoding FAD-binding oxidoreductase translates to MIQDVAARLAEICGAAHVRDAGPDDEVAAAAPRWVAAPGTASATAEVLRLCADRDLTLIPRGSGSKLDWWTPPSQVDIVLDTSRLAGVWHRPPGSRTVRVGAGTPLHTAQQAVGRAGWRMPLDPPSASATVGGIVATDETGPLSHRHGPPCRHVTGVDYVDAAGRLVRAASETDDAGDEPPQLLCGSQGALAVLVAATVRLQPVPADRRWVRRTVHTPLEVRDLVGELTVDGLHPVAVELDLPAHAARTVRPSQVPPGGQLAVLFEGEPGLNRQRAGRAAALLGGDAVDTARPPVWWRRYPFTASDIALRLDVPAAHLHAAIYAVRDAVGAPIGVRGSVGTGLVHAVLPGSTTPERVAETLATVRSVLLARSGSCVVLTAPAEVRQAVDIWGHRPGLPRLLELKQRFDPQHRLAPGRFTGGS, encoded by the coding sequence GTGATTCAGGACGTGGCCGCTCGACTGGCTGAGATCTGTGGTGCCGCGCACGTGCGCGACGCCGGCCCGGACGACGAGGTGGCGGCCGCCGCTCCGCGTTGGGTGGCGGCACCGGGCACGGCCTCGGCGACCGCCGAGGTGCTGCGCCTGTGCGCCGACCGGGATCTGACCCTGATCCCCCGCGGCTCCGGCAGCAAACTGGACTGGTGGACTCCACCGTCCCAGGTGGACATCGTGCTGGACACCTCCCGGCTGGCCGGCGTCTGGCACCGCCCGCCAGGATCACGCACCGTCCGGGTCGGCGCGGGCACCCCGCTGCACACCGCCCAGCAGGCCGTCGGCCGGGCCGGCTGGCGGATGCCGCTGGACCCGCCCTCCGCGTCGGCGACGGTCGGCGGGATCGTCGCCACCGACGAGACCGGACCATTGAGCCACCGGCACGGTCCGCCGTGCCGGCACGTCACCGGGGTCGACTACGTTGACGCCGCCGGGCGGCTGGTCCGGGCGGCGTCGGAGACTGACGACGCCGGTGACGAACCGCCCCAGCTGCTCTGCGGTTCGCAGGGGGCCCTGGCGGTGCTGGTCGCCGCGACGGTCCGGCTGCAGCCGGTGCCGGCCGACCGACGCTGGGTGCGACGTACCGTGCACACCCCGCTGGAGGTACGCGACCTGGTCGGCGAGCTGACCGTCGACGGGCTGCACCCGGTGGCGGTCGAGCTGGACCTGCCGGCACACGCCGCGCGCACCGTCCGGCCGTCCCAGGTGCCGCCCGGTGGGCAGCTCGCGGTGCTGTTCGAGGGCGAGCCGGGTCTGAACCGGCAACGCGCCGGCCGGGCGGCGGCACTGCTCGGCGGGGACGCCGTCGACACCGCCCGACCGCCGGTCTGGTGGCGGCGTTACCCGTTTACCGCCAGCGACATCGCTCTGCGGCTCGACGTACCGGCCGCGCACCTGCACGCCGCGATCTACGCGGTGCGCGACGCGGTCGGCGCACCCATCGGTGTTCGCGGTTCGGTCGGCACCGGCCTGGTGCACGCCGTACTTCCCGGGTCGACCACGCCGGAGCGGGTCGCCGAGACCCTGGCGACGGTTCGGTCGGTGCTGCTGGCGCGCAGCGGCAGCTGCGTGGTGCTGACCGCGCCCGCCGAGGTCCGACAGGCCGTCGACATCTGGGGCCACCGGCCGGGCCTGCCCCGGCTACTTGAGCTCAAGCAACGGTTCGACCCGCAGCACCGGCTGGCGCCCGGCCGGTTCACCGGCGGGTCGTGA
- a CDS encoding S9 family peptidase, which translates to MTTQTPVPPTAKRVPTERVHHGDTVVDDYAWLAAKDDPDTIAYLQAENAYTEGATAHLAALRETLFGETKRRTQETDLSVPTRKGDYWYYTRTVEGQQYGIHCRLAVRPGDSAPPATVDGVSIDGEEILLDGNALAEGHDFFAMGTFDVSPDGRWLAYSTDFSGDERFTLRIKDLATGEVLPDEVPSTFYGTAWSADGSALFYLTVDDAWRPYRVWRHQIGTGADRDVIVHQEDDERFWVGVELTRSERFILIDAHSKTTSEVRALPATDPTAEPVVIAPRRQGVDYSVEHHGHRFLILHNDGAEDFALAYTSVDAPGDWVPLIGHTPGTRLESVDAFANHLVVSLRTDGLTGLRVLPVGSTDTFDIEFPEPIYSVGLDANPEYTTTSLRIRYTSLITPDSIYDYDLVTRDLALRKRKPVLGGYDPAGYEQHREWAVADDGTRVPISVVCRAGTPRDGSAPCVIYGYGSYEISMDPWFSVPRLSLLDRGVVFAVAHVRGGGELGRRWYDDGKMMAKKNSFTDFVACARHLVKAGWTTSDRLIARGGSAGGLLMGAVVNLAPDAFGGIVAQVPFVDALNTILDPTLPLTVTEWEEWGNPLEDPDVYAYMRSYTPYENVAAVDYPPILAVTSLNDTRVFYHEPAKWVAKLRAVAPGGSYLLKTEMGAGHGGPSGRYDAWHEEAFVTAWILDRVGLAG; encoded by the coding sequence GTGACGACCCAGACACCGGTTCCGCCGACCGCCAAGCGTGTCCCGACCGAGCGCGTCCACCACGGCGACACGGTCGTCGACGACTACGCCTGGCTCGCCGCCAAGGACGACCCGGACACGATCGCCTACCTGCAGGCGGAGAACGCCTACACCGAGGGTGCCACGGCACACCTCGCCGCGCTGCGCGAAACACTGTTCGGCGAGACGAAGCGGCGTACCCAGGAGACCGACCTGTCGGTGCCGACCCGCAAGGGCGACTACTGGTACTACACCCGGACCGTCGAAGGCCAGCAGTACGGCATCCACTGCCGGCTTGCCGTCCGGCCCGGCGATTCGGCCCCGCCGGCCACTGTCGACGGCGTGTCGATCGACGGCGAGGAGATCCTGCTCGACGGCAACGCCCTCGCCGAGGGGCATGACTTCTTCGCGATGGGCACCTTCGACGTCAGCCCGGACGGCCGCTGGCTGGCGTACTCCACCGACTTCTCCGGCGACGAGCGCTTCACCCTGCGGATCAAGGACCTGGCCACCGGCGAGGTGCTGCCCGACGAGGTGCCGTCGACCTTTTACGGCACCGCCTGGTCGGCCGACGGCAGCGCGCTGTTCTACCTGACCGTGGACGACGCGTGGCGGCCGTACCGGGTCTGGCGCCACCAGATCGGCACCGGCGCGGACCGCGACGTCATCGTCCACCAGGAGGACGACGAGCGGTTCTGGGTCGGCGTCGAGCTGACCCGCTCCGAGCGGTTCATCCTGATCGACGCGCACAGCAAGACCACCAGCGAGGTACGGGCACTGCCGGCCACCGACCCGACCGCCGAGCCTGTGGTCATCGCCCCGCGCCGGCAGGGGGTGGACTACTCGGTCGAACACCATGGGCACCGGTTCCTGATCCTGCACAACGACGGCGCGGAGGACTTCGCCCTCGCGTACACCTCTGTGGACGCCCCCGGCGACTGGGTGCCGCTGATCGGGCACACCCCCGGCACCCGGCTCGAATCGGTGGACGCGTTCGCCAACCACCTGGTGGTGTCGCTGCGTACTGACGGACTGACCGGGCTGCGGGTGCTCCCGGTCGGCAGTACCGACACCTTCGACATCGAGTTCCCCGAGCCGATCTACAGCGTCGGGCTGGACGCCAACCCCGAGTACACCACCACCAGCCTGCGGATCCGCTACACCTCGCTGATCACCCCCGACTCCATCTACGACTACGACCTGGTCACCCGCGACCTGGCGCTGCGCAAGCGCAAGCCGGTGCTCGGCGGCTACGACCCGGCCGGCTACGAGCAGCACCGGGAATGGGCGGTCGCCGACGACGGCACCCGGGTGCCGATCTCGGTGGTGTGCCGCGCCGGGACTCCCCGGGACGGTTCCGCGCCGTGCGTGATCTACGGGTACGGGTCGTATGAGATCAGCATGGACCCGTGGTTCTCGGTGCCCCGGCTGTCGTTGCTGGACCGTGGCGTGGTGTTCGCTGTCGCGCACGTGCGGGGCGGCGGTGAGCTGGGCCGGCGTTGGTACGACGACGGCAAGATGATGGCCAAGAAGAACTCGTTCACCGACTTCGTGGCCTGCGCCCGACATCTGGTGAAGGCGGGCTGGACCACCTCGGACCGGCTGATCGCCCGGGGCGGTTCAGCCGGCGGGCTGCTGATGGGCGCGGTGGTCAACCTCGCCCCGGACGCGTTCGGCGGGATCGTGGCGCAGGTGCCGTTCGTGGACGCGCTGAACACGATCCTCGACCCGACGCTGCCGTTGACGGTCACCGAGTGGGAGGAATGGGGCAACCCTCTGGAGGACCCCGACGTGTACGCGTACATGCGCTCGTACACCCCGTACGAGAACGTCGCCGCCGTCGACTACCCGCCGATCCTGGCCGTGACCAGCCTCAACGACACCCGGGTCTTCTACCACGAGCCGGCGAAGTGGGTGGCGAAACTGCGCGCGGTGGCTCCCGGCGGGTCGTACCTGCTGAAGACGGAGATGGGTGCCGGTCACGGCGGCCCGAGCGGGCGCTACGACGCCTGGCACGAGGAGGCCTTCGTCACGGCCTGGATCCTGGACCGGGTGGGGCTGGCCGGCTGA
- a CDS encoding DUF397 domain-containing protein, with amino-acid sequence MTMSTELNWRKSTRSGTNGGSCVEVADNQPGRVYVRDTKDRDGGTLAFVPAAWRGFVDLAKRAGSAS; translated from the coding sequence ATGACCATGAGCACCGAATTGAACTGGCGAAAGAGCACCCGGAGCGGCACTAACGGCGGGTCCTGCGTGGAGGTGGCCGATAACCAGCCGGGTCGGGTGTACGTCCGGGACACGAAGGACCGCGACGGCGGAACGCTGGCCTTCGTGCCGGCGGCCTGGCGTGGGTTCGTCGACCTGGCCAAGCGGGCCGGCTCCGCAAGCTGA
- the mscL gene encoding large conductance mechanosensitive channel protein MscL, translated as MINGFKNFILRGNVVDLAVGIVIGAAFTAVVTQLTKSFLEPFIRLLAVLLTGEEGIGGAGFTVRGVVFDWPAFVNAVITFVLTAAALYFLVVMPMNRLAERRRRGEEPPPAAPSEEIKLLTEIRDALVTRRTDR; from the coding sequence ATGATCAACGGCTTCAAGAATTTCATCCTGCGCGGGAACGTTGTCGACCTGGCGGTCGGCATCGTCATCGGTGCGGCGTTCACCGCCGTGGTGACCCAGTTGACCAAGTCGTTCCTGGAGCCGTTCATCAGGCTGCTGGCCGTACTGCTGACCGGCGAGGAGGGCATCGGCGGTGCTGGGTTCACGGTCCGTGGCGTCGTCTTCGACTGGCCGGCCTTCGTCAACGCGGTGATCACCTTCGTGCTCACCGCCGCCGCGCTGTACTTCCTGGTCGTCATGCCGATGAACCGGCTCGCGGAGCGTCGGCGTCGGGGCGAGGAGCCGCCGCCGGCCGCGCCGAGCGAGGAAATCAAGTTGCTGACCGAGATCCGGGACGCCCTGGTGACCCGCCGCACCGACCGGTGA